A window of Armatimonadota bacterium genomic DNA:
AATCAGCCGCTTGGGATTCAGTTACCGCTTGGACCCTGTTGACGGCGCCCGAGCATTTGGACGACTGAAGGCTGCGCTTGAGCGACGAAACCTCTTTGAAGAGAACGGAGGGCCGATCAAGGGCCTCTATTTTGCGGGTCTGCCCGAAGCCTGTCGTCGAGTCGAGGCTGAACATCGCGACAGTGTGAGAACCTTTATCGGCGATGAATCCCCCGCAGAGACTTTAGAAAAGTTTGGCGTCCCCAGCGGCCGCATTCCGTCTGCCCTTGCCAACGAGGCAACGGAGGATGCGGCACGGCTGGCTTTTGGCCAACGGCTCGTGCGATCCGAAGCCCACCTTAAGATAAAGCCTGTCGACCGGTCCGGCGGACCGAACTTTGGAACAAGGCGAGAGCATCTGCGCGACCGCATCGACCACGGCATCCAAATGGGCTTCCCGCCTCTGATGCGCGCGCATGTCGGGCCTTATCTTCCCAATCGGGAGGAGGCAGTCAGGCTCTATATCGAGCAGGCAAGGCAATTGGCCGAGACCGGCTTCTTGGACGTGCTCTCGATCGGCTCCAGCCAATTGAGCCAAAGCCATTTCGGTCAAGACTGGGGCGATCTTCCCAACGGTGGCGGCGTGCCTGTCAACTCGCCAGAAGAGTATCGCGCCATCTACGAGGCGGCTCGACCGATGCTTGTGCGCACCTATGCCGGTACGAGAAATGTCGACAAACTGGCGCCTGTCTACGAGGAGACGATCAACATCGCCTGGCACGCGCTTTCGTTTTGGTGGTTTTCGACCATCGATGGTCGCGGTCCAAATCCGCCCTTGCTCAATCTTCAACAGCACATGGCGACGCTGGAGCACATTGCACGGACCGGCAAGCCTTTCGAACCCAACATCCCCCATCATTTTGCGTTTCGGGGCGCGGACGATGTCTCTTATGTCGTCTCTGCCATCTTGGCCGCGCGAACGGCTAAGCGCTTGGGCGTGCGCTATTTTGTGCTACAGCACATGCTCAACACGCCTCGTAGCACATGGGGGTCTCAAGACATTGCCAAAGGTCGGGCCATGCTCGCGTTAGCCCGAGATTTGGAGGACGAGCGGTTTCGCGTATTCTATCAGCCGCGCGCGGGCCTCGATTTCTTCTCGCCCGGCCTTGACAAGGCCAAGGCGCAGTTGGCTTCTGTCAGCGTTCTGATGGACTTGGTCGAGCCGAACAAACCGCATTCGCCCGATGCAATCCATGTGGTCAGTTACACCGAGGCCAGCCATTTGGCCGCGCCGCACGAGGTGGACGAGAGCATCCAGATAACGAGGGCGGCGATCGAAGCGCGCAGAAGGGAGAGATTCCAAGAAGGCGGAGAGTTGGAGCGCGAGGCCCAAGAGCGAACGGAAAAATTGCTGGGGGATGCCCGCAAGCTTCTAGCGACGATGGAAGAGGCGATTCCCGATCTCTACTCCGCGAAGGGTCTCTACGATGCTTTCTGGGCGGGGTTCATGCCCGTGCCTTATCTGTGGGAAGGGCGAGACGAGTTTGCTCGTGCCGTCAACTGGAAGACGGCCTTGCGAAACGGTTCGGTGATCGTGATCGACGAAAGGGGCCAACCAATTGAAGCAGAGGATCGTGCAAAGGTCGCAACGGCGAACCTGATTGACAACTATGCCGGCCGCCGTGTAGAATAGGGCCGATATGCAGCCATGGATGGTCTCTTTGCACGGAGGACACAGCGGCGACTATTGTGACCACGCCCAAGGGACCCTCCGAGAAATCATCGAAACGGCGATCCGCATGGGCTTCCACACTTATGGTCTCGCCGAGCATATGCCTCGCGTCGAGGATCGCTTCATTTACTCGGAAGAACGCTCGATGGGTTGGGATGTCGAACATCTCCACAGGATGTTCGACGCTTATGCCGTCGAGACCCGCGCACTGGCCGAGGAGTACGCCGATCGGATCGTCATTCTGAGAGGGTTTGAGGCCGAAGTGATCCCCCAGGACCGCTATCCGGACCTAATCCGACAAACCCTCGATCGCTATCAGTTTGACTTTTTTGTCGGCTCGGCGCACTACGTGCGCGAGATCATTATCGATGGGCCGGACGAGCAGTTTGCCCATGCGATCGAGGTATACGACGGTCTGGAGAACATGGCTGTGGCGTACTATGAAACGGTGGCCGATCTGATCGAGGCCGTCTCTCCGCCCGTGATCGGCCATTTTGATCTGGTCAAAAAGCGCGCTCGGCCCCATGGTCCGGTCGACGGTCCTCGCGCAAGGGAAGCGGCCTATCATGCCCTGACGCTGGCCAAACAGCATGACTGCATTCTCGATCTAAACCTTGCGGGTTGGCGAAAAGGGCTGAACGAACCCTATCCGGCGCCTTGGATAGTCGAAATGGCGCGAGAATTAGGCATCGACTTTTGCTTTGGCGACGACAGCCACGGCCCTCATCAAGTGGGCGAGAACATTGAAAAAGGCCGCCTCTATCTGCTCGAACACGGCGTCAAGCACATTCGCGCTCTCAAACCCGGCGGACAATCCGATGTGATCTCTCTGGAGGCTTAGACATGATCTCTATCTTGCTTGCTTGCCTGATCGCCCAGCAGCCGATTCGTTCGGGCGACTCGCAACCGATCCATGATCCATGGAGACCCGTAACGCGGATCGACCGCACTGGTTTCAAACTCCAGTACTACACGTCGCAGCCGTGCGACTCTAGAGTTCAGGTTCGCCAAGGCGATCTGCCGATGACGACCTTTGGCAAAGGGCTTGAGAATGTTTGGGTCGGCGCGCTCACGTTCGCTCGACCGGGACAGCGAACCTTGCACGAGATCGAGATAACAGGGCTGGAGCCGGGCAAGAAGTACTTTTATCGAATTCTTGATCCGGGCGCCGTGCCGACCGGCCAAGAAAAGCGCTGGGGCGCAAAGCCTCCGTGGCGGCGCGAGCAGAGCGTCATCACGCAGGCCTCCAGAGGCTACAAGAGCATCGTCCGCATTCCGGTCAAAGTGCTTCTGATGCCCAATGTCGTCAACCTGAAGAGCGTAACGTCGGACGCGATGCAACCGTTGCCCCTCAGCGAAGAGGAGCTTCGCATCGTCCGGCAAGAATACGCTTACACATCGCGATTTTTCTTCGTCAACAGCGGCATGAGGCTTTGGGTCGATTTTCAGATATTTGTCGATAATCGGTGGCAGCGATGGAGCGAGGAGCCAGAAGGAATCGAGGCCTTCTACAAAGGATGGCC
This region includes:
- a CDS encoding cobalamin-binding protein, which encodes MKPLSGREVIGLCRPYVDAHTLGVSAIEQLLIECGYETVIADADLCEAVGAPNEPINEVKIENWIKTNGISRLGFSYRLDPVDGARAFGRLKAALERRNLFEENGGPIKGLYFAGLPEACRRVEAEHRDSVRTFIGDESPAETLEKFGVPSGRIPSALANEATEDAARLAFGQRLVRSEAHLKIKPVDRSGGPNFGTRREHLRDRIDHGIQMGFPPLMRAHVGPYLPNREEAVRLYIEQARQLAETGFLDVLSIGSSQLSQSHFGQDWGDLPNGGGVPVNSPEEYRAIYEAARPMLVRTYAGTRNVDKLAPVYEETINIAWHALSFWWFSTIDGRGPNPPLLNLQQHMATLEHIARTGKPFEPNIPHHFAFRGADDVSYVVSAILAARTAKRLGVRYFVLQHMLNTPRSTWGSQDIAKGRAMLALARDLEDERFRVFYQPRAGLDFFSPGLDKAKAQLASVSVLMDLVEPNKPHSPDAIHVVSYTEASHLAAPHEVDESIQITRAAIEARRRERFQEGGELEREAQERTEKLLGDARKLLATMEEAIPDLYSAKGLYDAFWAGFMPVPYLWEGRDEFARAVNWKTALRNGSVIVIDERGQPIEAEDRAKVATANLIDNYAGRRVE
- a CDS encoding histidinol-phosphatase, whose product is MQPWMVSLHGGHSGDYCDHAQGTLREIIETAIRMGFHTYGLAEHMPRVEDRFIYSEERSMGWDVEHLHRMFDAYAVETRALAEEYADRIVILRGFEAEVIPQDRYPDLIRQTLDRYQFDFFVGSAHYVREIIIDGPDEQFAHAIEVYDGLENMAVAYYETVADLIEAVSPPVIGHFDLVKKRARPHGPVDGPRAREAAYHALTLAKQHDCILDLNLAGWRKGLNEPYPAPWIVEMARELGIDFCFGDDSHGPHQVGENIEKGRLYLLEHGVKHIRALKPGGQSDVISLEA